A single genomic interval of Pyrus communis chromosome 7, drPyrComm1.1, whole genome shotgun sequence harbors:
- the LOC137741150 gene encoding cytochrome P450 94B3-like, producing the protein MSKTEISMLLFTHPTFIVFLAIILYVLHVVFSRFRRVYEFSYQGPPRYPVIGCFISFYNNRNRLLDWYTDLLSKSTTNTIIVDRFGARRTVVTANPENVEYMLKTNFNNFPKGKPFTEILGDFLGCGIFNVDGEVWRTQRKLASHEFGTKFLRECMTKTLEEEVEKSLLPLMESLAATAQVVDLQELLRRFTFNVICKVFLGVERCCLDPSLPHPPLARAFDTASEICAMRGAAPMFIIWKIKRWLGVGSEQKLRVAIEEVHAYVMDIIERRKNELEEAETDSGAREDLLTRLITTGYEEEVTRDMVISFIMAGRDTTSAAMTWLFWLLSRQPGVEEDVVKEIESAGEKMSDFELLELSLLKACLYESMRLYPPVAWDSKHAVVDDLLPDGTRVRAGDRVTYFPYGMGRMEALWGEDRLEFKPDRWFLEPDMERSALKRVCPYRLPIFQAGPRVCLGKDMAFIQMKYVVASILRRFEIRPVDSGEPVFVPRLTAHMAGGLKVLIRKRSD; encoded by the coding sequence ATGTCTAAGACGGAAATATCCATGTTGCTCTTCACACATCCTACATTCATTGTTTTCTTAGCAATCATTCTCTATGTTTTGCATGTGGTTTTTTCGAGATTCCGGCGAGTCTATGAGTTTTCCTACCAAGGCCCGCCGAGGTATCCCGTCATCGGGTGCTTCATTTCCTTTTACAACAACCGCAACCGCCTCTtggactggtacaccgacctcctTTCCAAATCAACTACCAACACCATCATCGTGGACCGCTTCGGCGCACGGCGGACAGTAGTCACGGCCAACCCGGAAAATGTCGAGTACATGCTCAAAACCAACTTCAACAACTTCCCAAAAGGCAAACCCTTCACCGAAATTCTTGGGGACTTTTTGGGATGTGGTATATTCAATGTGGATGGTGAGGTTTGGCGCACCCAGCGCAAGTTAGCAAGTCATGAGTTCGGCACAAAGTTTCTGCGTGAATGCATGACGAAGACATTGGAGGAAGAAGTGGAAAAGAGTCTATTGCCACTGATGGAGTCGCTGGCGGCGACGGCGCAAGTGGTGGACTTGCAGGAGTTGCTAAGGAGATTCACCTTCAATGTGATTTGTAAGGTGTTTCTGGGAGTTGAGAGGTGCTGCTTGGATCCCTCTCTGCCACATCCGCCACTTGCAAGGGCTTTTGACACGGCGTCGGAGATTTGCGCAATGCGCGGAGCAGCTCCCATGTTCATAATTTGGAAGATTAAGAGGTGGCTTGGAGTCGGTTCGGAGCAAAAACTTAGAGTTGCGATTGAAGAAGTTCATGCCTATGTGATGGATATAATCGAGAGGAGGAAGAACGAGCTTGAAGAAGCTGAGACGGATAGTGGAGCTCGCGAAGACCTCCTAACGCGGCTAATAACGACGGGGTACGAGGAGGAGGTGACGAGGGACATGGTGATAAGCTTTATCATGGCGGGGCGGGACACAACTTCAGCGGCCATGACATGGCTCTTCTGGTTGCTTTCCCGCCAACCAGGTGTGGAGGAAGATGTGGTGAAAGAGATTGAATCCGCCGGAGAAAAGATGTCGGATTTCGAGTTGTTGGAGTTGAGCTTGTTGAAGGCATGCCTCTACGAGTCCATGAGGCTTTATCCGCCTGTTGCTTGGGACTCGAAGCATGCCGTAGTTGACGACTTGTTGCCTGACGGGACTCGAGTTCGGGCTGGAGATAGAGTGACGTATTTTCCCTATGGAATGGGTAGAATGGAAGCACTGTGGGGGGAGGACCGGTTGGAATTCAAGCCGGACCGGTGGTTTCTCGAACCGGACATGGAGAGATCAGCTCTGAAAAGGGTATGTCCTTACAGGTTGCCTATTTTCCAGGCAGGTCCAAGGGTTTGTTTGGGGAAGGACATGGCTTTTATTCAGATGAAATATGTGGTGGCTTCGATTCTCAGACGGTTCGAGATCCGACCGGTTGATTCCGGTGAGCCGGTTTTCGTGCCGCGGCTGACGGCTCACATGGCCGGCGGGTTGAAGGTTCTAATCCGCAAGAGAAGTGACTGA